The following are encoded together in the Phaseolus vulgaris cultivar G19833 chromosome 9, P. vulgaris v2.0, whole genome shotgun sequence genome:
- the LOC137820336 gene encoding myosin-15 isoform X2: protein MNLRHGTKVWVHDRDFAWIPAEVLGSSGKNVTVATDSGKKVIALSENVFPRDADEDEHGGVEDMTRLAYLNEPGVLYNLRRRYALNDIYTYTGSILIAVNPFTKLPHLYDIHMMEQYKGAPFGELSPHVYAVADASYRAMMNGGQSQSILVSGESGAGKTETTKLIMQYLTFVGGRAAGDDRTVEQQVLESNPLLEAFGNARTVRNDNSSRFGKFVEIQFDSNGRISGAAIRTYLLERSRVVQITDPERNYHCFYQLCASERDVEKYKLKHPSHFHYLNQSKVYELEGINSAEEYMKTRRAMDIVGISHEDQEAIFCTLAAILHLGNIEFSPGKEHDSSVLKDDKSRFHLQMAANLFRCDLNLLLATLCTRSIQTREGNIVKALDCNAAVAGRDTLAKTVYARLFDWLVDKINSSVGQDINSQMQIGVLDIYGFECFKYNSFEQFCINFANEKLQQHFNQHVFKMEQEEYTKEEINWSYIEFIDNQDVLDLIEKKPIGIIALLDEACMFPKSTHETFSTKLFKHFLSHPRLEKEKFSETDFTLSHYAGKVTYHTDTFLDKNRDYVVVEHCNLLSSSKLPFVSALFPLLTEESSRSSYKFSSVASRFKQQLQALMETLNTTEPHYIRCVKPSSLNQPQKFENTSVIHQLRCGGVLEAVRISLAGYPTRRIYSEFVDRFGLISPEFMDGSYDDKAVTLKILQKLKLENFQLGRTKVFLRAGQICILDSRRAEVLDNAARCIQRQLRTFIARRDFISIRAAVLSLQACCRGCISRRIYTSKRETAAAISIQKYFRMCLMRHAYVKLCYSAIIVQSNVRGFTTRRRFLHRKEHKAATYIQAYWRMCKVRSAFLKHQYSIVAIQCLWRRRQAKREFRRLKQEANEAGALRLAKNKLEKQLEELTWRLHLEKKIRISNEEVKHVEISKLQKTVEALNLELDAAKLATINECNRNAVLQNQLQLSVKEKSSLERELVVMNEVRRENAHLKGSLDAFEKKSTTLELELVNARKDHDNTIMKMREFEHKCSQLGQDVKSLQEKLLSLEDENHVLRQKALTVSPKSNHRSLTKSFSERYSNAVPRTEQKPTFESPTPTKLILPFTHGSLSDSRRSKLTAERHQDNNELLSRCIKEDLVFKNGKPLAACIIYKCLHHWHAFESERTAIFDYIVDGINDVLKVRDDDIVLPYWLSNTSALLCLLQRNLHSNGFLTATAQRCARSSGLTSRIGHKPRSPLKLIGYDDNTVHVEARYPAILFKQQLTACVEKIFGLIRDNLKKELSPLLTLCIQAPKTGRMLGGKSSKSSGGLPPQSPVAQWDNMIRFLDSFISRMRVNHVPSFFIRKLVTQVFSFINITLFNSLLLRRECCTFSNGEYVKSGLAELEKWIVNANEEYAGTSWHQLNYIRQAVGFLVIHQKIKKSLEEIRQDLCPALTVRQIYRISTMYWDDKYGTQSVSNEVVSEMRDLVSKDNQGLTSNSFLLDDDMSIPFSAEDIDMAIPAINTDDIDPPAFLCEYPCAQFLTLQVK from the exons ATGAATCTGCGCCATGGCACTAAGGTTTGGGTTCACGACAGAGACTTCGCTTGGATTCCTGCTGAAGTACTCGGATCTTCGGGAAAGAATGTTACCGTTGCCACCGATTCTGGCAAGAAG GTTATTGCACTTTCGGAGAACGTGTTTCCCAGGGACGCGGACGAAGATGAGCATGGAGGTGTCGAAGACATGACGAGGTTGGCTTACTTGAATGAGCCAGGGGTGTTGTACAATCTCCGCAGAAGATATGCGCTGAATGATATCTAT ACTTATACAGGGAGCATTTTAATAGCTGTAAACCCATTCACAAAGCTTCCTCATCTGTATGATATCCATATGATGGAGCAGTATAAGGGAGCTCCATTTGGTGAGCTTAGTCCACATGTATATGCTGTTGCTGATGCTTCTTATCG AGCTATGATGAATGGAGGTCAAAGCCAATCTATCTTGGTTAGTGGTGAAAGTGGTGCTGGGAAAACTGAGACTACAAAATTGATTATGCAATATCTTACCTTTGTTGGTGGGCGTGCTGCTGGTGATGACAGAACAGTTGAACAACAAGTTCTTGAA TCGAATCCACTCTTGGAGGCATTTGGCAATGCAAGGACTGTCAGGAATGACAATTCAAG CCGTTTTGGGAAGTTTGTTGAAATTCAGTTTGATTCAAATGGTAGAATATCTGGTGCTGCAATCAGAACTTACTTACTAGAAAGATCACGAGTAGTGCAGATAACGGATCCAGAACGAAATTATCACTGCTTTTATCAATTGTGTGCATCCGAAAGG GATGTAGAGAAGTATAAGTTGAAACATCCAAGTCACTTCCACTATTTGAATCAAAGTAAAGTCTATGAATTAGAGGGCATAAACAGTGCCGAAGAGTACATGAAGACGCGGAGAGCAATGGATATTGTTGGCATAAGTCACGAGGATCAG GAAGCCATATTTTGCACCTTAGCTGCAATTTTACATTTGGGAAACATTGAATTTTCTCCTGGTAAAGAGCATGATTCATCAGTATTAAAAGATGATAAATCAAGATTTCATTTGCAGATGGCTGCCAATCTTTTCAG GTGTGATTTGAACCTACTGCTTGCAACATTATGTACACGTTCAATACAAACTCGAGAAGGAAATATTGTCAAAGCTCTTGATTGTAATGCTGCTGTTGCTGGCCGGGATACTTTGGCAAAAACTGTCTATGCTCGTTTATTTGATTG GCTTGTTGATAAGATCAATAGTTCTGTGGGCCAAGATATCAATTCCCAGATGCAAATTGGAGTCTTGGATATATATGGTTTTGAATGTTTTAAGTATAATAG TTTTGAGCAATTCTGCATCAATTTTGCTAATGAAAAGCTTCAGCAACATTTTAATCAG CATGTTTTCAAGATGGAGCAGGAGGAATACACCAAAGAAGAAATTAACTGGAGCTACATTGAATTTATCGACAACCAAGAtgttttagatttgattgaaaaG AAGCCCATTGGGATCATTGCTCTGTTAGATGAAGCTTG CATGTTTCCAAAATCAACGCATGAAACATTCTCTACTAAGTTGTTTAAACACTTCCTGTCACACCCAAGGTTAGAAAAGGAGAAGTTTTCAGAAACAGATTTTACTCTTTCTCATTATGCTGGAAAG GTCACTTATCATACAGACACGTTCTTAGACAAAAATCGTGATTATGTAGTTGTAGAACATTGTAATCTATTGTCCTCTTCAAAGTTGCCCTTTGTGTCGGCTCTTTTTCCTTTGCTAACAGAGGAATCTTCAAGGTCATCATACAAGTTTTCTTCTGTGGCTTCCAGATTTAAG CAACAACTTCAAGCACTCATGGAAACACTCAACACAACAGAGCCTCATTACATTCGTTGTGTCAAGCCAAGTTCTTTGAATCAACCACAAAAGTTTGAGAATACTAGTGTTATACACCAATTACGATGTGGG GGTGTCCTTGAGGCTGTTAGAATAAGTCTGGCAGGTTACCCCACTCGAAGGATTTACTCAGAGTTTGTAGATCGCTTTGGATTAATATCTCCTGAATTTATGGATGGAAG CTACGATGACAAAGCTGTAACTCTGAAAATATTGCAAAAGCTAAAGCTTGAGAATTTTCAG TTAGGTAGGACCAAAGTATTTCTCAGGGCTGGTCAAATTTGCATTTTAGACTCTAGACGTGCAGAAGTTTTGGACAATGCTGCAAGATGTATTCAGCGTCAACTGAGAACGTTTATTGCACGCAGGGATTTCATCTCAATTCGTGCTGCTGTACTTTCTCTTCAAGCATGCTGCAGGG GTTGCATTAGCCGAAGGATATATACCTCTAAGCGGGAGACAGCAGCAGCTATTTCTATTCAAAAATACTTTCGTATGTGTCTGATGAGGCATGCTTATGTGAAATTATGTTATTCTGCTATAATTGTACAATCCAATGTTCGTGGTTTCACAACTCGTCGAAGGTTCTTGCACAGAAAGGAGCACAAAGCTGCCACTTACATTCAG GCCTATTGGAGGATGTGCAAGGTTCGATCTGCATTCCTAAAACATCAATATTCAATTGTAGCAATACAATGCCTTTGGCGACGCAGACAAGCAAAAAGAGAGTTTCGTAGACTTAAGCAA GAGGCTAATGAAGCTGGAGCCTTGCGTTTGGCTAAGAATAAACTTGAGAAACAATTGGAAGAGCTTACATGGCGTTTGCATCTTGAGAAAAAAATAAGG ATTTCTAATGAAGAGGTTAAGCATGTTGAGATTTCCAAATTACAGAAGACGGTGGAGGCTCTGAATCTTGAATTAGATGCAGCTAAACTTGCAACAATTAACGAGTGCAACAGAAATGCAGTTTTGCAAAATCAGTTGCAATTATCAGTAAAGGAAAAatcttctttagaaagagagCTAGTTGTAATGAATGAAGTACGAAGGGAAAATGCTCATTTAAAG GGTTCATTGGATGCTTTTGAAAAGAAGAGCACAACTTTGGAGCTTGAGCTTGTTAATGCTCGGAAAGACCATGACAATACCATTATGAAAATGAGGGAGTTTGAACACAAATGTTCTCAACTTGGGCAAGATGTGAAAAG tcTCCAGGAAAAGCTATTGAGTTTAGAAGATGAAAATCACGTGCTTCGTCAGAAAGCCTTAACTGTATCTCCCAAGAGTAACCATCGATCTTTAACAAAGTCATTTTCAGAG AGATACTCAAATGCAGTGCCGCGCACTGAGCAAAAGCCCACATTT GAATCGCCCACACCTACAAAACTTATTCTCCCTTTTACACATGGAAGTTTGTCAGACTCTCGTAGATCAAAATTAACAGCAGAGAGGCACCAG GATAACAATGAACTGCTCTCTAGGTGTATCAAAGAGGATTTGGTGTTCAAAAATGGTAAACCGCTGGCAGCTTGTATCATATACAAATGTCTTCATCATTGGCATGCCTTTGAATCTGAGCGAACAGCCATTTTTGATTACATTGTTGATGGAATTAATGATGTCCTAAAG GTTAGAGATGATGACATTGTCTTGCCATATTGGCTGTCCAATACATCTGCACTTCTTTGCCTCTTGCAAAGGAACTTGCATTCAAATGGCTTTTTAACAGCCACTGCTCAACGTTGTGCCAGATCATCCGGCTTGACCAGCAGAATTGGGCAT AAGCCGAGGTCTCCATTGAAGCTTATTGGATATGATGATAATACAGTACATGTGGAAGCAAGATATCCAGCTATTCTTTTTAAACAACAGCTGACTGCTTGTGTAGAGAAGATTTTTGGCCTTATACGTGATAATTTGAAAAAGGAGCTTTCTCCACTTCTGACATTATGTATTCAG GCACCTAAAACAGGTCGGATGCTAGGTGGAAAATCATCTAAATCTTCTGGTGGGCTTCCTCCACAATCACCTGTTGCTCAATGGGACAACATGATCAGATTTTTGGACTCATTTATAAGCAGAATGCGTGTAAATCAT GTACCGTCCTTTTTCATCCGCAAGCTAGTTACTCAGGTTTTTTCCTTCATCAATATTACACTCTTCAATAG CCTTCTGTTGCGACGTGAATGCTGTACTTTCTCAAATGGTGAATATGTAAAGTCTGGGCTTGCAGAACTGGAGAAATGGATAGTTAATGCAAATGAGGAG TATGCAGGAACATCCTGGCACCAACTGAATTATATAAGGCAAGCTGTTGGGTTTCTG GTAATACATCAGAAGATTAAGAAATCTTTGGAAGAAATTCGGCAGGATCTTTGTCCG GCATTAACAGTTAGGCAAATTTATCGAATCAGTACTATGTACTGGGACGACAAGTATGGAACCCAGAGTGTGTCCAACGAG GTAGTTAGTGAAATGAGGGACCTTGTGAGCAAGGACAATCAGGGTTTGACATCTAATTCATTCTTGTTGGACGATGATATGAG cATTCCCTTTTCTGCTGAAGATATAGATATGGCAATCCCTGCTATAAATACTGATGATATTGATCCCCCAGCATTTTTGTGCGAATATCCCTGTGCCCAGTTTCTTACTTTACAGGTGAAGTAA
- the LOC137820336 gene encoding myosin-15 isoform X1 — translation MNLRHGTKVWVHDRDFAWIPAEVLGSSGKNVTVATDSGKKVIALSENVFPRDADEDEHGGVEDMTRLAYLNEPGVLYNLRRRYALNDIYTYTGSILIAVNPFTKLPHLYDIHMMEQYKGAPFGELSPHVYAVADASYRAMMNGGQSQSILVSGESGAGKTETTKLIMQYLTFVGGRAAGDDRTVEQQVLESNPLLEAFGNARTVRNDNSSRFGKFVEIQFDSNGRISGAAIRTYLLERSRVVQITDPERNYHCFYQLCASERDVEKYKLKHPSHFHYLNQSKVYELEGINSAEEYMKTRRAMDIVGISHEDQEAIFCTLAAILHLGNIEFSPGKEHDSSVLKDDKSRFHLQMAANLFRCDLNLLLATLCTRSIQTREGNIVKALDCNAAVAGRDTLAKTVYARLFDWLVDKINSSVGQDINSQMQIGVLDIYGFECFKYNSFEQFCINFANEKLQQHFNQHVFKMEQEEYTKEEINWSYIEFIDNQDVLDLIEKKPIGIIALLDEACMFPKSTHETFSTKLFKHFLSHPRLEKEKFSETDFTLSHYAGKVTYHTDTFLDKNRDYVVVEHCNLLSSSKLPFVSALFPLLTEESSRSSYKFSSVASRFKQQLQALMETLNTTEPHYIRCVKPSSLNQPQKFENTSVIHQLRCGGVLEAVRISLAGYPTRRIYSEFVDRFGLISPEFMDGSYDDKAVTLKILQKLKLENFQLGRTKVFLRAGQICILDSRRAEVLDNAARCIQRQLRTFIARRDFISIRAAVLSLQACCRGCISRRIYTSKRETAAAISIQKYFRMCLMRHAYVKLCYSAIIVQSNVRGFTTRRRFLHRKEHKAATYIQAYWRMCKVRSAFLKHQYSIVAIQCLWRRRQAKREFRRLKQEANEAGALRLAKNKLEKQLEELTWRLHLEKKIRISNEEVKHVEISKLQKTVEALNLELDAAKLATINECNRNAVLQNQLQLSVKEKSSLERELVVMNEVRRENAHLKGSLDAFEKKSTTLELELVNARKDHDNTIMKMREFEHKCSQLGQDVKSLQEKLLSLEDENHVLRQKALTVSPKSNHRSLTKSFSERYSNAVPRTEQKPTFESPTPTKLILPFTHGSLSDSRRSKLTAERHQDNNELLSRCIKEDLVFKNGKPLAACIIYKCLHHWHAFESERTAIFDYIVDGINDVLKVRDDDIVLPYWLSNTSALLCLLQRNLHSNGFLTATAQRCARSSGLTSRIGHKPRSPLKLIGYDDNTVHVEARYPAILFKQQLTACVEKIFGLIRDNLKKELSPLLTLCIQAPKTGRMLGGKSSKSSGGLPPQSPVAQWDNMIRFLDSFISRMRVNHVPSFFIRKLVTQVFSFINITLFNSLLLRRECCTFSNGEYVKSGLAELEKWIVNANEEYAGTSWHQLNYIRQAVGFLVIHQKIKKSLEEIRQDLCPALTVRQIYRISTMYWDDKYGTQSVSNEAISEMRDLVSKDNQGLTSNSFLLDDDMSIPFSAEDIDMAIPAINTDDIDPPAFLCEYPCAQFLTLQVK, via the exons ATGAATCTGCGCCATGGCACTAAGGTTTGGGTTCACGACAGAGACTTCGCTTGGATTCCTGCTGAAGTACTCGGATCTTCGGGAAAGAATGTTACCGTTGCCACCGATTCTGGCAAGAAG GTTATTGCACTTTCGGAGAACGTGTTTCCCAGGGACGCGGACGAAGATGAGCATGGAGGTGTCGAAGACATGACGAGGTTGGCTTACTTGAATGAGCCAGGGGTGTTGTACAATCTCCGCAGAAGATATGCGCTGAATGATATCTAT ACTTATACAGGGAGCATTTTAATAGCTGTAAACCCATTCACAAAGCTTCCTCATCTGTATGATATCCATATGATGGAGCAGTATAAGGGAGCTCCATTTGGTGAGCTTAGTCCACATGTATATGCTGTTGCTGATGCTTCTTATCG AGCTATGATGAATGGAGGTCAAAGCCAATCTATCTTGGTTAGTGGTGAAAGTGGTGCTGGGAAAACTGAGACTACAAAATTGATTATGCAATATCTTACCTTTGTTGGTGGGCGTGCTGCTGGTGATGACAGAACAGTTGAACAACAAGTTCTTGAA TCGAATCCACTCTTGGAGGCATTTGGCAATGCAAGGACTGTCAGGAATGACAATTCAAG CCGTTTTGGGAAGTTTGTTGAAATTCAGTTTGATTCAAATGGTAGAATATCTGGTGCTGCAATCAGAACTTACTTACTAGAAAGATCACGAGTAGTGCAGATAACGGATCCAGAACGAAATTATCACTGCTTTTATCAATTGTGTGCATCCGAAAGG GATGTAGAGAAGTATAAGTTGAAACATCCAAGTCACTTCCACTATTTGAATCAAAGTAAAGTCTATGAATTAGAGGGCATAAACAGTGCCGAAGAGTACATGAAGACGCGGAGAGCAATGGATATTGTTGGCATAAGTCACGAGGATCAG GAAGCCATATTTTGCACCTTAGCTGCAATTTTACATTTGGGAAACATTGAATTTTCTCCTGGTAAAGAGCATGATTCATCAGTATTAAAAGATGATAAATCAAGATTTCATTTGCAGATGGCTGCCAATCTTTTCAG GTGTGATTTGAACCTACTGCTTGCAACATTATGTACACGTTCAATACAAACTCGAGAAGGAAATATTGTCAAAGCTCTTGATTGTAATGCTGCTGTTGCTGGCCGGGATACTTTGGCAAAAACTGTCTATGCTCGTTTATTTGATTG GCTTGTTGATAAGATCAATAGTTCTGTGGGCCAAGATATCAATTCCCAGATGCAAATTGGAGTCTTGGATATATATGGTTTTGAATGTTTTAAGTATAATAG TTTTGAGCAATTCTGCATCAATTTTGCTAATGAAAAGCTTCAGCAACATTTTAATCAG CATGTTTTCAAGATGGAGCAGGAGGAATACACCAAAGAAGAAATTAACTGGAGCTACATTGAATTTATCGACAACCAAGAtgttttagatttgattgaaaaG AAGCCCATTGGGATCATTGCTCTGTTAGATGAAGCTTG CATGTTTCCAAAATCAACGCATGAAACATTCTCTACTAAGTTGTTTAAACACTTCCTGTCACACCCAAGGTTAGAAAAGGAGAAGTTTTCAGAAACAGATTTTACTCTTTCTCATTATGCTGGAAAG GTCACTTATCATACAGACACGTTCTTAGACAAAAATCGTGATTATGTAGTTGTAGAACATTGTAATCTATTGTCCTCTTCAAAGTTGCCCTTTGTGTCGGCTCTTTTTCCTTTGCTAACAGAGGAATCTTCAAGGTCATCATACAAGTTTTCTTCTGTGGCTTCCAGATTTAAG CAACAACTTCAAGCACTCATGGAAACACTCAACACAACAGAGCCTCATTACATTCGTTGTGTCAAGCCAAGTTCTTTGAATCAACCACAAAAGTTTGAGAATACTAGTGTTATACACCAATTACGATGTGGG GGTGTCCTTGAGGCTGTTAGAATAAGTCTGGCAGGTTACCCCACTCGAAGGATTTACTCAGAGTTTGTAGATCGCTTTGGATTAATATCTCCTGAATTTATGGATGGAAG CTACGATGACAAAGCTGTAACTCTGAAAATATTGCAAAAGCTAAAGCTTGAGAATTTTCAG TTAGGTAGGACCAAAGTATTTCTCAGGGCTGGTCAAATTTGCATTTTAGACTCTAGACGTGCAGAAGTTTTGGACAATGCTGCAAGATGTATTCAGCGTCAACTGAGAACGTTTATTGCACGCAGGGATTTCATCTCAATTCGTGCTGCTGTACTTTCTCTTCAAGCATGCTGCAGGG GTTGCATTAGCCGAAGGATATATACCTCTAAGCGGGAGACAGCAGCAGCTATTTCTATTCAAAAATACTTTCGTATGTGTCTGATGAGGCATGCTTATGTGAAATTATGTTATTCTGCTATAATTGTACAATCCAATGTTCGTGGTTTCACAACTCGTCGAAGGTTCTTGCACAGAAAGGAGCACAAAGCTGCCACTTACATTCAG GCCTATTGGAGGATGTGCAAGGTTCGATCTGCATTCCTAAAACATCAATATTCAATTGTAGCAATACAATGCCTTTGGCGACGCAGACAAGCAAAAAGAGAGTTTCGTAGACTTAAGCAA GAGGCTAATGAAGCTGGAGCCTTGCGTTTGGCTAAGAATAAACTTGAGAAACAATTGGAAGAGCTTACATGGCGTTTGCATCTTGAGAAAAAAATAAGG ATTTCTAATGAAGAGGTTAAGCATGTTGAGATTTCCAAATTACAGAAGACGGTGGAGGCTCTGAATCTTGAATTAGATGCAGCTAAACTTGCAACAATTAACGAGTGCAACAGAAATGCAGTTTTGCAAAATCAGTTGCAATTATCAGTAAAGGAAAAatcttctttagaaagagagCTAGTTGTAATGAATGAAGTACGAAGGGAAAATGCTCATTTAAAG GGTTCATTGGATGCTTTTGAAAAGAAGAGCACAACTTTGGAGCTTGAGCTTGTTAATGCTCGGAAAGACCATGACAATACCATTATGAAAATGAGGGAGTTTGAACACAAATGTTCTCAACTTGGGCAAGATGTGAAAAG tcTCCAGGAAAAGCTATTGAGTTTAGAAGATGAAAATCACGTGCTTCGTCAGAAAGCCTTAACTGTATCTCCCAAGAGTAACCATCGATCTTTAACAAAGTCATTTTCAGAG AGATACTCAAATGCAGTGCCGCGCACTGAGCAAAAGCCCACATTT GAATCGCCCACACCTACAAAACTTATTCTCCCTTTTACACATGGAAGTTTGTCAGACTCTCGTAGATCAAAATTAACAGCAGAGAGGCACCAG GATAACAATGAACTGCTCTCTAGGTGTATCAAAGAGGATTTGGTGTTCAAAAATGGTAAACCGCTGGCAGCTTGTATCATATACAAATGTCTTCATCATTGGCATGCCTTTGAATCTGAGCGAACAGCCATTTTTGATTACATTGTTGATGGAATTAATGATGTCCTAAAG GTTAGAGATGATGACATTGTCTTGCCATATTGGCTGTCCAATACATCTGCACTTCTTTGCCTCTTGCAAAGGAACTTGCATTCAAATGGCTTTTTAACAGCCACTGCTCAACGTTGTGCCAGATCATCCGGCTTGACCAGCAGAATTGGGCAT AAGCCGAGGTCTCCATTGAAGCTTATTGGATATGATGATAATACAGTACATGTGGAAGCAAGATATCCAGCTATTCTTTTTAAACAACAGCTGACTGCTTGTGTAGAGAAGATTTTTGGCCTTATACGTGATAATTTGAAAAAGGAGCTTTCTCCACTTCTGACATTATGTATTCAG GCACCTAAAACAGGTCGGATGCTAGGTGGAAAATCATCTAAATCTTCTGGTGGGCTTCCTCCACAATCACCTGTTGCTCAATGGGACAACATGATCAGATTTTTGGACTCATTTATAAGCAGAATGCGTGTAAATCAT GTACCGTCCTTTTTCATCCGCAAGCTAGTTACTCAGGTTTTTTCCTTCATCAATATTACACTCTTCAATAG CCTTCTGTTGCGACGTGAATGCTGTACTTTCTCAAATGGTGAATATGTAAAGTCTGGGCTTGCAGAACTGGAGAAATGGATAGTTAATGCAAATGAGGAG TATGCAGGAACATCCTGGCACCAACTGAATTATATAAGGCAAGCTGTTGGGTTTCTG GTAATACATCAGAAGATTAAGAAATCTTTGGAAGAAATTCGGCAGGATCTTTGTCCG GCATTAACAGTTAGGCAAATTTATCGAATCAGTACTATGTACTGGGACGACAAGTATGGAACCCAGAGTGTGTCCAACGAGGCAA TTAGTGAAATGAGGGACCTTGTGAGCAAGGACAATCAGGGTTTGACATCTAATTCATTCTTGTTGGACGATGATATGAG cATTCCCTTTTCTGCTGAAGATATAGATATGGCAATCCCTGCTATAAATACTGATGATATTGATCCCCCAGCATTTTTGTGCGAATATCCCTGTGCCCAGTTTCTTACTTTACAGGTGAAGTAA